In one Gossypium hirsutum isolate 1008001.06 chromosome D09, Gossypium_hirsutum_v2.1, whole genome shotgun sequence genomic region, the following are encoded:
- the LOC107931464 gene encoding ISWI chromatin-remodeling complex ATPase CHR11 isoform X1 produces MAKLSKPTSSDEALSDGSSSSEEERIDDQINGDEDDEEELEAVARSAGASDEDEDDNAAPDANADDAYEYESNGAEPDISKREKERLKEMEKLKKQKIQEILDAQNAAIDADMNNKGKGRLKYLLQQTELFAHFSKGEQSSTQKKVKGRGRHSSKVTEEEEDEEYLKEEEDGLSGNTRLVTQPTCIQGKMRDYQLAGLNWLIRLYENGINGILADEMGLGKTLQTISLLGYLHEYRGITGPHMVVAPKSTLGNWVNEIRRFCPVLRTVKFLGNPEERRYIREELLVAGKFDVCVTSFEMAIKEKSALRRFSWRYIVIDEAHRIKNENSLLSKTMRLYNTNYRLLITGTPLQNNLHELWALLNFLLPEIFSSAETFDEWFQISGENDEQEVVQQLHKVLRPFLLRRLKSDVEKGLPPKKETILKVGMSQMQKHYYRALLQKDLEVVNAGGERKRLLNIAMQLRKCCNHPYLFQGAEPGPPYTTGDHLITNAGKMVLLDKLLPKLKERDSRVLIFSQMTRLLDILEDYLMFRGYLYCRIDGNTGGEDRDASIEAFNKPGSEKFVFLLSTRAGGLGINLATADVVILYDSDWNPQVDLQAQDRAHRIGQKKEVQVFRFCTEYTIEEKVIERAYKKLALDALVIQQGRLAEQKTVNKDELLQMVRFGAEMVFSSKDSTVTDEDIDRIIAKGEAATAELDAKMKKFTEDAIKFKMDDTAELYDFDDDKDENKFDFKKIATENWIEPPKRERKRNYSESEYFKQTLRQGGPAKPKEPRIPRMPQLHDFQFFNTQRLSELYEKEVRYLMQTHQKNQIKDSIDEAEPEEGGDPLTAEELEEKEQLLEEGFSSWSRRDFNTFIRACEKYGRNDIKSIASEMEGKTEEEVQRYAKVFKERYKELNDYDRIIKNIERGEARISRKDEIKKAIGKKLDRYKNPWLEMKIQYGQNKGKLYNEECDRFMICMVHKLGYGNWEELKAAFRMSPLFRFDWFVKSRTTQELARRCDTLIRLVEKENQEYDERERQARKEKKLAKNMTPSKRGGRQPIESPAQPKKPKQLSMDDYVISGKKRK; encoded by the exons ATGGCGAAGTTATCGAAACCGACGTCGTCCGATGAAGCATTATCCGATGGTTCCAGTTCATCGGAAGAAGAGAGGATCGACGATCAGATCAACGGCGATGAAGACGATGAAGAAGAGCTCGAAGCCGTCGCTCGTTCCGCCGGTGCTTCCGATGAAGACGAAGATGATAACGCTGCACCTGATGCAAACGCGGATGATGCTTACGAG TATGAGTCTAACGGGGCTGAACCAGATATTAGTAAGCGAGAAAAGGAGaggttaaaagaaatggagaaactAAAGAAGCAGAAGATTCAGGAAATATTGGATGCTCAAAATGCCGCCATTGATGCTGATATG AATAACAAGGGGAAGGGGCGTTTGAAGTATCTTTTGCAGCAGACGGAGTTGTTTGCTCATTTTTCTAAAGGTGAACAATCATCAACGCAAAAGAAGGTGAAAGGAAG GGGACGTCATTCATCAAAAGTAACtgaggaggaagaagatgaagagtaCCTCAAGGAGGAAGAAGATGGTTTGTCTGGAAACACGCGATTGGTCACTCAACCTACTT GTATTCAAGGAAAAATGAGGGACTACCAACTTGCTGGTTTAAATTGGCTTATACGACTGTATGAGAATGGTATAAATGGAATTCTTGCAGATGAAATG gGTCTTGGGAAAACTTTGCAAACTATTTCTTTATTGGGCTATCTGCATGAGTACCGGGGAATTACTGGCCCTCACATGGTTGTTGCTCCAAAATCAACTCTCGGTAACTGGGTGAATGAAATTCGTCGATTCTGCCCAGTCCTGCGAACTGTAAAATTTCTTGGGAATCCTGAAGAAAGA AGATACATTCGTGAGGAGCTACTTGTTGCTGGGAAGTTTGATGTCTGTGTCACAAGTTTTGAGATGGCCATTAAGGAGAAGTCTGCCTTGCGTCGTTTTAGTTGGCGCTATATAGTTATTGATGAAGCCCATCGGATCAAGAATGAGAATTCACTTCTTTCAAAAACAATGAGGCTCTACAACACTAATTACCGTCTTCTTATTACTGGTACTCCACTTCAG AATAATCTCCATGAGCTCTGGGCTCTTCTTAACTTTCTACTGCCAGAGATTTTTAGTTCGGCCGAAACTTTTGACGAGTGGTTTCAGATTTCTGGTGAAAATGACGAGCAGGAAGTTGTTCAACAACTTCACAAG GTTCTTCGGCCATTTCTCCTTCGAAGATTGAAATCAGATGTTGAAAAAGGATTACCTCCCAAAAAGGAAACTATCCTGAAAGTAGGAATGTCCCAGATGCAGAAACATTACTACAGGGCTTTGCTGCAAAAAGATCTTGAAGTTGTTAATGCTGGCGGAGAGCGTAAGCGTCTTCTGAACATTGCAATGCAGCTGCGTAAATGCTGTAATCACCCATATCTTTTTCAAGGTGCTGAACCTGGACCTCCATATACTACAGGGGACCATCTTATAACCAATGCTG GCAAAATGGTTCTCTTGGACAAGCTACTGCCAAAGCTAAAGGAGCGTGATTCTAGAGTTCTGATATTTTCTCAG ATGACAAGGTTGCTGGATATTCTTGAAGATTATTTGATGTTCCGTGGGTACCTTTATTGTCGGATTGATGGTAATACGGGTGGAGAAGACCGTGATGCTTCTATTGAAGCCTTTAATAAGCCAGGAAGTGAGAAATTTGTTTTCTTGTTATCAACTAGAGCTGGAGGTCTTGGTATTAATCTTGCTACAGCAGATGTTGTCATCCTTTATGATAGTGACTG GAATCCACAAGTTGATCTGCAAGCACAGGATCGTGCTCATAGAATTGGTCAAAAGAAGGAAGTTCAAGTGTTTCGCTTTTGCACGGAG TACACTATTGAGGAAAAGGTGATAGAGAGGGCCTACAAAAAGCTTGCCCTAGATGCTCTGGTTATTCAACAAGGACGATTAGCAGAGCAGAAGA CTGTTAACAAAGATGAGTTGCTTCAAATGGTGAGATTTGGTGCTGAAATGGTCTTTAGTTCCAAGGATAGCACAGTTACGGATGAAGACATTGATAGAATCATTGCCAAAGGAGAAGCAGCAACAGCTGAACTTGATGCCAAGATGAAGAAATTTACAGAGGATGCTATTAAATTTAAGATGGATGATA CTGCTGAATtgtatgattttgatgatgacaAG GATGAAAACAAGTTTGACTTCAAGAAAATTGCAACTGAAAATTGGATTGAGCCTCCAAAAAGAGAGCGAAAGCGGAA TTACTCAGAATCTGAGTACTTCAAACAAACCCTGCGCCAAGGTGGTCCAGCAAAACCAAAGGAACCTCGAATTCCTCGCATGCCTCAGCT GCATGATTTCCAGTTTTTTAACACTCAGAGGCTAAGTGAGTTGTATGAGAAAGAAGTGCGCTATCTTATG CAAACCCATCAGAAGAATCAGATAAAGGATTCAATTGATGAGGCTGAACCTGAAG AAGGTGGAGATCCACTAACTGCTGAAGAATTGGAAGAAAAGGAACAACTATTAGAAGAG GGGTTTTCTTCATGGAGCAGAAGAGATTTCAATACTTTCATAAGAGCTTGTGAGAAGTATGGACGAAATGATATAAAAAGTATTGCTTCAGAAATGGAAGGGAAAACTGAGGAGGAAGTTCAACGATATGCTAAAGTTTTTAAAGAACGATACAAGGAGTTAAATG ATTATGATAGGATAATAAAGAACATTGAAAGAGGCGAAGCCAGAATCTCTAGAAAAGATGAGATCAAGAAAGCAATTGGCAAGAAATTGGATCGCTACAAGAATCCATGGCTGGAAATGAAGATCCAGTATGGTCAAAACAAAGGGAAGCTGTACAATGAAGAATGTGATCGGTTCATG ATATGTATGGTTCACAAGCTTGGATATGGGAATTGGGAGGAATTGAAGGCAGCATTCAGAATGTCTCCTTTGTTTCGATTTGATTGGTTCGTTAAGTCACGGACAACTCAAGAGCTGGCAAGGAGATGCGATACCCTCATCCGGTTGGTTGAGAAGGAAAATCAGGAATATGACGAGAGGGAACGACAAGCCCGCAAGGAGAAGAAACTTGCCAAG AACATGACGCCATCTAAGCGAGGTGGGAGGCAGCCGATTGAGAGTCCTGCTCAACCAAAGAAACCAAAACAGCTATCAATGGATGATTACGTGATCTCG GGAAAAAAGAGGAAATGA
- the LOC107931464 gene encoding ISWI chromatin-remodeling complex ATPase CHR11 isoform X2, with protein MAKLSKPTSSDEALSDGSSSSEEERIDDQINGDEDDEEELEAVARSAGASDEDEDDNAAPDANADDAYEYESNGAEPDISKREKERLKEMEKLKKQKIQEILDAQNAAIDADMNNKGKGRLKYLLQQTELFAHFSKGEQSSTQKKVKGRGRHSSKVTEEEEDEEYLKEEEDGLSGNTRLVTQPTCIQGKMRDYQLAGLNWLIRLYENGINGILADEMGLGKTLQTISLLGYLHEYRGITGPHMVVAPKSTLGNWVNEIRRFCPVLRTVKFLGNPEERRYIREELLVAGKFDVCVTSFEMAIKEKSALRRFSWRYIVIDEAHRIKNENSLLSKTMRLYNTNYRLLITGTPLQNNLHELWALLNFLLPEIFSSAETFDEWFQISGENDEQEVVQQLHKVLRPFLLRRLKSDVEKGLPPKKETILKVGMSQMQKHYYRALLQKDLEVVNAGGERKRLLNIAMQLRKCCNHPYLFQGAEPGPPYTTGDHLITNAGKMVLLDKLLPKLKERDSRVLIFSQMTRLLDILEDYLMFRGYLYCRIDGNTGGEDRDASIEAFNKPGSEKFVFLLSTRAGGLGINLATADVVILYDSDWNPQVDLQAQDRAHRIGQKKEVQVFRFCTEYTIEEKVIERAYKKLALDALVIQQGRLAEQKTVNKDELLQMVRFGAEMVFSSKDSTVTDEDIDRIIAKGEAATAELDAKMKKFTEDAIKFKMDDTAELYDFDDDKDENKFDFKKIATENWIEPPKRERKRNYSESEYFKQTLRQGGPAKPKEPRIPRMPQLHDFQFFNTQRLSELYEKEVRYLMQTHQKNQIKDSIDEAEPEGGDPLTAEELEEKEQLLEEGFSSWSRRDFNTFIRACEKYGRNDIKSIASEMEGKTEEEVQRYAKVFKERYKELNDYDRIIKNIERGEARISRKDEIKKAIGKKLDRYKNPWLEMKIQYGQNKGKLYNEECDRFMICMVHKLGYGNWEELKAAFRMSPLFRFDWFVKSRTTQELARRCDTLIRLVEKENQEYDERERQARKEKKLAKNMTPSKRGGRQPIESPAQPKKPKQLSMDDYVISGKKRK; from the exons ATGGCGAAGTTATCGAAACCGACGTCGTCCGATGAAGCATTATCCGATGGTTCCAGTTCATCGGAAGAAGAGAGGATCGACGATCAGATCAACGGCGATGAAGACGATGAAGAAGAGCTCGAAGCCGTCGCTCGTTCCGCCGGTGCTTCCGATGAAGACGAAGATGATAACGCTGCACCTGATGCAAACGCGGATGATGCTTACGAG TATGAGTCTAACGGGGCTGAACCAGATATTAGTAAGCGAGAAAAGGAGaggttaaaagaaatggagaaactAAAGAAGCAGAAGATTCAGGAAATATTGGATGCTCAAAATGCCGCCATTGATGCTGATATG AATAACAAGGGGAAGGGGCGTTTGAAGTATCTTTTGCAGCAGACGGAGTTGTTTGCTCATTTTTCTAAAGGTGAACAATCATCAACGCAAAAGAAGGTGAAAGGAAG GGGACGTCATTCATCAAAAGTAACtgaggaggaagaagatgaagagtaCCTCAAGGAGGAAGAAGATGGTTTGTCTGGAAACACGCGATTGGTCACTCAACCTACTT GTATTCAAGGAAAAATGAGGGACTACCAACTTGCTGGTTTAAATTGGCTTATACGACTGTATGAGAATGGTATAAATGGAATTCTTGCAGATGAAATG gGTCTTGGGAAAACTTTGCAAACTATTTCTTTATTGGGCTATCTGCATGAGTACCGGGGAATTACTGGCCCTCACATGGTTGTTGCTCCAAAATCAACTCTCGGTAACTGGGTGAATGAAATTCGTCGATTCTGCCCAGTCCTGCGAACTGTAAAATTTCTTGGGAATCCTGAAGAAAGA AGATACATTCGTGAGGAGCTACTTGTTGCTGGGAAGTTTGATGTCTGTGTCACAAGTTTTGAGATGGCCATTAAGGAGAAGTCTGCCTTGCGTCGTTTTAGTTGGCGCTATATAGTTATTGATGAAGCCCATCGGATCAAGAATGAGAATTCACTTCTTTCAAAAACAATGAGGCTCTACAACACTAATTACCGTCTTCTTATTACTGGTACTCCACTTCAG AATAATCTCCATGAGCTCTGGGCTCTTCTTAACTTTCTACTGCCAGAGATTTTTAGTTCGGCCGAAACTTTTGACGAGTGGTTTCAGATTTCTGGTGAAAATGACGAGCAGGAAGTTGTTCAACAACTTCACAAG GTTCTTCGGCCATTTCTCCTTCGAAGATTGAAATCAGATGTTGAAAAAGGATTACCTCCCAAAAAGGAAACTATCCTGAAAGTAGGAATGTCCCAGATGCAGAAACATTACTACAGGGCTTTGCTGCAAAAAGATCTTGAAGTTGTTAATGCTGGCGGAGAGCGTAAGCGTCTTCTGAACATTGCAATGCAGCTGCGTAAATGCTGTAATCACCCATATCTTTTTCAAGGTGCTGAACCTGGACCTCCATATACTACAGGGGACCATCTTATAACCAATGCTG GCAAAATGGTTCTCTTGGACAAGCTACTGCCAAAGCTAAAGGAGCGTGATTCTAGAGTTCTGATATTTTCTCAG ATGACAAGGTTGCTGGATATTCTTGAAGATTATTTGATGTTCCGTGGGTACCTTTATTGTCGGATTGATGGTAATACGGGTGGAGAAGACCGTGATGCTTCTATTGAAGCCTTTAATAAGCCAGGAAGTGAGAAATTTGTTTTCTTGTTATCAACTAGAGCTGGAGGTCTTGGTATTAATCTTGCTACAGCAGATGTTGTCATCCTTTATGATAGTGACTG GAATCCACAAGTTGATCTGCAAGCACAGGATCGTGCTCATAGAATTGGTCAAAAGAAGGAAGTTCAAGTGTTTCGCTTTTGCACGGAG TACACTATTGAGGAAAAGGTGATAGAGAGGGCCTACAAAAAGCTTGCCCTAGATGCTCTGGTTATTCAACAAGGACGATTAGCAGAGCAGAAGA CTGTTAACAAAGATGAGTTGCTTCAAATGGTGAGATTTGGTGCTGAAATGGTCTTTAGTTCCAAGGATAGCACAGTTACGGATGAAGACATTGATAGAATCATTGCCAAAGGAGAAGCAGCAACAGCTGAACTTGATGCCAAGATGAAGAAATTTACAGAGGATGCTATTAAATTTAAGATGGATGATA CTGCTGAATtgtatgattttgatgatgacaAG GATGAAAACAAGTTTGACTTCAAGAAAATTGCAACTGAAAATTGGATTGAGCCTCCAAAAAGAGAGCGAAAGCGGAA TTACTCAGAATCTGAGTACTTCAAACAAACCCTGCGCCAAGGTGGTCCAGCAAAACCAAAGGAACCTCGAATTCCTCGCATGCCTCAGCT GCATGATTTCCAGTTTTTTAACACTCAGAGGCTAAGTGAGTTGTATGAGAAAGAAGTGCGCTATCTTATG CAAACCCATCAGAAGAATCAGATAAAGGATTCAATTGATGAGGCTGAACCTGAAG GTGGAGATCCACTAACTGCTGAAGAATTGGAAGAAAAGGAACAACTATTAGAAGAG GGGTTTTCTTCATGGAGCAGAAGAGATTTCAATACTTTCATAAGAGCTTGTGAGAAGTATGGACGAAATGATATAAAAAGTATTGCTTCAGAAATGGAAGGGAAAACTGAGGAGGAAGTTCAACGATATGCTAAAGTTTTTAAAGAACGATACAAGGAGTTAAATG ATTATGATAGGATAATAAAGAACATTGAAAGAGGCGAAGCCAGAATCTCTAGAAAAGATGAGATCAAGAAAGCAATTGGCAAGAAATTGGATCGCTACAAGAATCCATGGCTGGAAATGAAGATCCAGTATGGTCAAAACAAAGGGAAGCTGTACAATGAAGAATGTGATCGGTTCATG ATATGTATGGTTCACAAGCTTGGATATGGGAATTGGGAGGAATTGAAGGCAGCATTCAGAATGTCTCCTTTGTTTCGATTTGATTGGTTCGTTAAGTCACGGACAACTCAAGAGCTGGCAAGGAGATGCGATACCCTCATCCGGTTGGTTGAGAAGGAAAATCAGGAATATGACGAGAGGGAACGACAAGCCCGCAAGGAGAAGAAACTTGCCAAG AACATGACGCCATCTAAGCGAGGTGGGAGGCAGCCGATTGAGAGTCCTGCTCAACCAAAGAAACCAAAACAGCTATCAATGGATGATTACGTGATCTCG GGAAAAAAGAGGAAATGA